One window from the genome of Leptospira johnsonii encodes:
- a CDS encoding multiheme c-type cytochrome: MFLNKRRSFLLSVLFLSLAASLFYCIFTKPKDKPIPVEEVFSQAPWSKPLPVLPPLAGVGEVRAENCGKCHVEIYAEWKTSTHANALSDLQFQSELSKSSSPRWLCLNCHTPVANQRETLVNYLNNGDYRTPIEEPNPNFDPKMKAEAVTCAVCHVRLDENGNSYVLGANGKTKPPHPVKIIPDKLRNRCLDCHNANYVLDDQLVCAFKTGIELEQKGNSHGKLACGSCHMGELQRKLVKPELNTPIRTSHKHSFIGGGVPKKFELYEKQIPGGYKTGLKVEPIQWKTKGNDLEYSVSLTNEKAAHNIPTGDPERFILLKISILDPKGKSLATKEIKFGQEWEWYPKARLVADTRILPGETKVWKDLFTGIEKSHSKIVFEMYHTRLKESNAEHMRKNSENITSDQLRKKISEIENHYPFSSLIHKEEIDLNSGKNRIYSPEELFRISKNRRGE, from the coding sequence ATGTTCTTAAATAAAAGAAGAAGTTTCCTTCTCTCGGTCCTATTTTTATCGTTGGCCGCTAGTTTATTCTATTGTATTTTTACAAAACCTAAAGATAAACCAATCCCTGTGGAAGAGGTGTTTTCCCAGGCTCCTTGGTCCAAACCTTTACCTGTCCTTCCTCCTCTTGCAGGAGTGGGAGAAGTTCGAGCAGAGAATTGCGGCAAATGCCACGTTGAAATTTATGCAGAATGGAAAACGTCCACTCACGCAAACGCGCTTTCCGACCTTCAATTCCAGTCTGAACTTTCTAAGTCTTCTTCTCCGCGCTGGCTTTGTTTGAACTGCCATACCCCTGTTGCCAACCAAAGAGAAACTCTGGTCAACTATCTAAATAACGGAGATTATAGAACTCCTATAGAAGAACCAAATCCTAACTTCGATCCTAAGATGAAAGCTGAGGCGGTTACCTGTGCGGTATGCCATGTTCGCTTGGACGAAAATGGGAATTCCTACGTTCTAGGAGCGAATGGAAAAACAAAACCTCCTCATCCTGTGAAAATTATTCCGGATAAATTGAGGAATAGATGTTTAGATTGTCATAACGCAAATTACGTTTTGGACGACCAATTGGTATGTGCTTTCAAAACAGGAATCGAGTTAGAACAAAAGGGGAACTCCCACGGAAAGTTGGCCTGCGGTTCCTGCCATATGGGAGAATTACAACGAAAGTTAGTCAAACCGGAACTAAACACTCCGATCCGAACTTCTCATAAACATTCCTTTATTGGAGGAGGGGTTCCGAAAAAATTCGAACTTTATGAAAAACAAATCCCTGGAGGATATAAAACCGGATTAAAGGTAGAACCTATTCAATGGAAAACGAAAGGGAATGACCTAGAATATTCAGTTTCTCTTACGAATGAAAAGGCGGCTCATAATATTCCGACGGGAGATCCCGAAAGATTTATACTTCTGAAAATTTCCATATTGGATCCCAAAGGTAAATCTCTGGCAACCAAAGAGATCAAATTCGGACAAGAATGGGAATGGTATCCTAAGGCGAGGCTAGTTGCAGATACGCGTATTCTTCCTGGAGAAACCAAAGTTTGGAAGGATCTATTTACGGGGATCGAAAAAAGTCATTCTAAAATCGTATTCGAAATGTATCATACTCGTCTGAAAGAATCCAATGCGGAACATATGAGAAAGAATAGCGAGAATATTACCTCCGATCAACTTCGCAAAAAGATCTCGGAAATAGAAAATCATTATCCTTTTTCCAGCTTAATTCATAAAGAAGAGATAGATCTAAATTCCGGAAAAAACAGGATCTATTCTCCTGAGGAACTTTTCAGGATCTCTAAGAACAGACGAGGAGAATAA
- a CDS encoding helix-turn-helix domain-containing protein, whose product MPTIDPIERGLIQSIGTLVRKRRQELGLSLGKLAELSQVSRGMLSLVESGKAAPSIALLWKISKAIRLPLSSLMEFSKEEFPKIYRKEDSSENLVEENQYVIRPLLHEETRFQTRLFEIRLLPGVAKTFITKVQSKQRQNLFLQSGALRLKVGGKWFDLQEGDSMTFLGKDLQELANLGEKDSYLIWSSSLSDD is encoded by the coding sequence ATGCCAACGATCGATCCGATTGAAAGAGGTTTGATCCAATCTATTGGGACCTTGGTTCGGAAGAGAAGACAAGAGTTAGGTCTTTCTCTTGGGAAACTTGCAGAATTATCTCAGGTAAGTCGAGGAATGTTAAGCCTCGTGGAATCCGGAAAGGCGGCGCCTTCTATCGCTTTATTATGGAAAATTTCTAAGGCGATCCGTTTGCCTTTATCCAGCCTCATGGAATTTTCTAAGGAAGAATTTCCTAAAATATACAGGAAAGAAGACTCCAGTGAAAATTTAGTAGAAGAGAACCAGTACGTGATCCGTCCTCTTCTTCACGAAGAAACTAGATTTCAAACTAGATTGTTCGAGATTCGACTTCTTCCGGGAGTCGCTAAAACCTTTATTACAAAAGTACAATCCAAACAAAGACAAAATTTGTTCCTACAGTCAGGCGCGCTTCGTTTGAAAGTGGGAGGCAAATGGTTCGATTTGCAAGAAGGAGACAGTATGACCTTTTTAGGAAAGGACCTGCAAGAACTTGCAAATTTAGGGGAGAAGGACTCCTATTTGATCTGGTCCTCTTCTCTTTCCGATGATTGA
- a CDS encoding PAS domain S-box protein → MFDHIPDAFIFADLEWNLTYVNKKAEEVIRRPKESLIGKNLLTDFPRLLGTDFEAQYKKAKETGESRVFEAFFEPFNSWIEVRIYPRPDGFLVYYLDITQRKKKEISWAIGESLLWDISTSDTLISAFDKVLKTLIKNTAWTYGQIWRSKDNAVYINEEDPYVYDSDLQLVFRKESINKFFSIKEGILKKVSESGELYFIPDLAADTELKRRDAALASGFRSWLGIPILSHGRFYEIELLSERVLNAEEAYLDLLGVVSKRFAEIVSRRVADEERKALIELSSEIILSVDSDYVIRRTNSAFQRILGYERKDIKNKNLLEFLHPDDVEFTKQKVSSGSKEGFENRYITKEGKICHMSWNTVRLPDSETIFCIGRDITEEKEWNDSLRQFQKMEAVGQLAGGMAHDFNNLLNIILANLDLLELNLRETPELLKRVFSAQEAVRRGAELNRRLLAFSRKQALNPEQADVSHVISDFADILTRIRNDIVSIEFCFEDFPLICSFEKNGLENALLNLCLNSRDAMPHGGRILVSTGFSPAGKEHRSMIPGFVDMEDACIISVRDEGNGMDACVLERLFEPFFTTKESGKGTGLGMPMVYGFVKQSNGMVHVHSEIGKGTCVEIFLPLSRNPEIISENRNEKVLVLERNLKGQTYLIALLKRLGFDIFPAYDLQEAKTVLENYPEMYAIFAEEEILSENSDWEQLKNKDRIIITSEWNSKTDLGPSLKILRRPYTWTKLKKMLT, encoded by the coding sequence GTGTTTGATCATATACCTGACGCATTTATCTTTGCGGACCTCGAATGGAACCTAACGTATGTGAACAAGAAAGCGGAAGAAGTCATACGCAGGCCGAAAGAAAGCCTGATTGGTAAAAATTTACTTACAGATTTTCCTAGACTATTAGGGACTGACTTCGAGGCTCAATACAAAAAGGCAAAAGAAACCGGAGAATCCCGTGTATTCGAAGCTTTCTTCGAACCATTCAATTCATGGATAGAAGTTAGGATCTATCCGAGACCGGACGGATTTCTAGTTTATTATCTGGATATTACGCAAAGGAAAAAAAAAGAAATCTCCTGGGCAATCGGCGAAAGTCTACTTTGGGACATTTCCACCTCCGATACTCTAATTTCCGCATTCGACAAAGTACTCAAAACATTAATTAAAAATACTGCATGGACTTACGGGCAGATCTGGAGATCCAAAGACAATGCAGTCTATATCAACGAAGAAGATCCTTATGTTTACGATTCTGACCTTCAACTCGTATTTCGAAAAGAATCTATAAACAAATTTTTTAGCATCAAAGAAGGGATACTAAAGAAGGTCAGTGAATCGGGAGAATTATACTTTATTCCGGACTTAGCAGCCGACACAGAATTAAAAAGAAGGGATGCAGCATTAGCCTCAGGTTTTCGCTCGTGGTTGGGGATCCCCATACTTTCTCATGGAAGATTTTATGAAATAGAACTTCTATCCGAAAGAGTTTTGAATGCTGAAGAAGCATATCTGGATCTATTAGGGGTCGTTTCTAAAAGATTCGCGGAAATAGTAAGTAGAAGGGTAGCCGACGAGGAAAGAAAGGCGCTGATCGAACTTTCTTCCGAGATCATTCTGAGTGTGGATTCCGACTATGTGATCCGAAGAACGAACTCTGCTTTTCAGAGGATTTTAGGTTACGAAAGAAAAGATATTAAAAACAAGAATTTGTTGGAATTCCTACATCCTGATGATGTAGAATTCACCAAACAAAAAGTCTCCTCAGGATCCAAAGAAGGATTCGAAAATCGTTATATAACGAAAGAAGGAAAGATCTGCCATATGAGTTGGAATACTGTCCGCCTTCCTGACTCGGAAACGATCTTCTGTATCGGCAGGGATATAACAGAAGAAAAAGAATGGAACGATTCTCTTCGACAATTCCAAAAAATGGAAGCGGTAGGCCAACTTGCGGGAGGAATGGCCCACGATTTTAATAACCTTCTGAATATCATTTTAGCTAATTTGGACCTTTTGGAATTAAACCTAAGAGAGACCCCAGAGCTATTAAAAAGGGTATTCTCCGCCCAAGAAGCAGTTAGAAGAGGGGCCGAACTCAATAGAAGATTATTGGCGTTCTCACGTAAACAGGCATTAAATCCGGAACAAGCAGATGTAAGTCATGTAATCTCGGACTTTGCCGACATACTCACTCGTATAAGAAACGATATAGTCAGTATAGAATTCTGTTTCGAAGATTTTCCTTTAATCTGCTCTTTCGAGAAAAATGGTTTGGAAAATGCTCTTCTAAATCTTTGTTTGAATTCAAGAGATGCGATGCCTCATGGCGGGAGAATTTTAGTAAGCACAGGGTTTTCTCCAGCCGGAAAAGAACATAGATCCATGATCCCCGGATTTGTGGATATGGAAGATGCATGTATCATTTCCGTTCGAGATGAAGGTAACGGAATGGATGCATGCGTATTGGAAAGATTATTCGAACCATTCTTTACCACAAAAGAGTCCGGAAAAGGAACCGGTCTAGGCATGCCAATGGTTTATGGATTTGTAAAACAGTCCAACGGGATGGTGCATGTACATAGTGAAATTGGTAAGGGAACCTGTGTGGAAATTTTTCTTCCATTGAGCAGAAATCCGGAGATTATTAGTGAGAATCGAAATGAAAAAGTCCTGGTATTAGAAAGAAACTTAAAAGGGCAGACTTACTTAATCGCCTTGTTGAAAAGATTAGGATTCGATATATTTCCTGCTTACGATCTCCAGGAAGCAAAAACTGTTTTAGAAAATTATCCTGAAATGTACGCAATCTTTGCGGAAGAGGAAATCCTATCCGAAAATTCGGACTGGGAGCAATTAAAGAATAAAGACAGGATCATTATAACTTCAGAGTGGAATTCCAAAACGGACCTTGGACCTTCTTTGAAAATTTTGAGGCGGCCCTATACCTGGACTAAGTTGAAAAAAATGTTAACTTAA
- a CDS encoding sulfurtransferase — protein sequence MKRILSFAVVFLISSSLFASEKLSGVRGWFISAPEALYLHGQGAIFVDARDGIKISTFCKSVPLGWQEISQKEFPNQGNLMQTSDAKELLRKKGLEANKIVLVFGDPIGGWGEEGRIVWSLRTLGFSKSFVVDGGINALHKASNSPIPIRPEILSKINASALENKNWSADSKLVQSELSDKKFAFIDTREEREFLGQTPYGESRGGHLPGAKWIYYRQFLDKDGYLLSESKIVAKLYELGISKDKTVVSYCTGGVRSGWMTSVLVSVGYNAKNYAGSMWEWSSKGYQHYPLVTR from the coding sequence ATGAAACGTATCCTCTCCTTTGCCGTAGTTTTTCTAATTTCGTCCTCACTCTTTGCCTCCGAAAAACTTTCCGGAGTCAGAGGATGGTTCATCAGTGCGCCGGAAGCATTGTATTTACATGGGCAAGGCGCTATCTTTGTGGATGCAAGAGATGGGATCAAAATATCCACATTCTGCAAGTCGGTTCCCTTGGGTTGGCAGGAGATCTCTCAAAAAGAATTTCCCAACCAAGGAAATTTAATGCAGACTTCGGACGCGAAGGAACTCCTACGTAAAAAAGGTTTGGAAGCCAATAAGATCGTATTGGTATTCGGAGATCCAATAGGAGGATGGGGAGAAGAAGGTAGGATCGTATGGTCCTTGCGTACATTAGGTTTTTCTAAATCTTTTGTAGTAGACGGAGGGATTAACGCTCTGCATAAGGCTTCTAATTCCCCAATCCCGATCCGCCCGGAAATACTTTCTAAAATAAACGCTTCCGCTTTGGAGAATAAAAATTGGTCCGCAGATTCCAAATTGGTCCAATCCGAACTCTCGGATAAAAAATTCGCGTTCATAGACACTAGAGAAGAAAGGGAATTTTTGGGACAGACTCCGTACGGAGAATCCAGAGGAGGACATCTTCCTGGAGCTAAATGGATCTATTATAGACAATTTCTGGATAAAGATGGATATTTATTAAGCGAGTCCAAGATTGTAGCTAAATTATATGAATTAGGGATTTCCAAAGATAAGACGGTAGTCTCTTATTGCACTGGAGGAGTCAGATCAGGTTGGATGACATCCGTTTTGGTCTCTGTGGGTTATAATGCAAAAAACTATGCGGGATCCATGTGGGAATGGTCTTCTAAAGGTTACCAACATTATCCATTGGTAACTAGATAA
- a CDS encoding glycosyltransferase family 2 protein, whose amino-acid sequence MLAPWANSKFLIPALNEEEALPKVLESLFGSGILPEQVLILDNGSKDSTPQIAIDTGVILVQEPKRGYGAACLAGIRYLLERKISPDFIVFMDADGSDDLRNLKDLFSAFSQDPNTDFVIGSRTLGNAEPGSLSFLQKFGNWLSCFLIRTFYGVKFTDLGPFRILRWKSLLDLNLQDPTWGWNLEMQIKAIRKKFKIQEVPVHYEKRKGGKSKISGNLIGSLKAGTKILYIFFKLTFFST is encoded by the coding sequence TTGTTAGCTCCCTGGGCAAATTCTAAATTTTTGATCCCTGCCCTAAACGAAGAAGAAGCCTTGCCCAAAGTCCTGGAGTCTCTCTTTGGATCCGGGATTTTGCCTGAGCAAGTTTTGATCTTGGACAATGGGTCCAAAGATTCTACTCCACAGATTGCAATCGATACTGGAGTCATATTAGTCCAAGAACCAAAAAGAGGCTATGGAGCAGCATGCTTAGCAGGCATTCGCTATCTCCTGGAAAGAAAAATTTCTCCCGACTTTATTGTATTCATGGATGCGGATGGTTCAGACGATCTCAGAAATCTGAAAGACTTATTCTCCGCGTTCTCCCAAGATCCGAATACAGATTTTGTGATAGGCTCAAGGACTTTAGGAAATGCAGAGCCTGGTTCTTTGTCTTTTTTGCAAAAGTTCGGCAATTGGCTTTCTTGTTTTTTGATCCGAACTTTTTACGGAGTAAAATTCACCGATCTGGGACCATTTCGTATTCTAAGATGGAAATCCCTGCTGGATTTGAACCTACAAGATCCTACTTGGGGATGGAATCTTGAAATGCAGATAAAAGCGATTCGAAAGAAATTTAAGATCCAAGAAGTCCCGGTGCATTATGAAAAAAGAAAAGGCGGAAAATCCAAGATCAGCGGTAATTTGATCGGAAGTCTGAAGGCAGGTACGAAAATACTTTATATTTTCTTTAAGTTAACATTTTTTTCAACTTAG
- a CDS encoding EAL domain-containing response regulator — MTDTRNSKKLLILDDEEEIAKILGEIAVDCGFVVSLTHTAPDFLDKLDPSFDCVILDLMIPGMDGVDVIRFLSEKDVHPDVILISGADRRTLHSAETLAGEYGLHIAAVMEKPIRVSDIRNTLSAIIEKESDISSRTKTGGKGASGPTFEKEEVLDAVRSDQFILFYQPKFDLKTGRVEGFEALVRWNHPKLGLVFPDSFLPLMEKETLILNLMTEKIIDLALDEKRIWHANGRRLRVAVNVSPVTLTELDFPERILSKIKNKGIPQSQFQMEITETGFLENIRFTQDILTRLRIRGIGLSIDDFGTGYSSLKQLHRFPFTELKIDKSFVMDSPRDRESLFICQASIDLGHKLGMNVVAEGIETAEVERLMKEAGCDVGQGYYYSRPIHPEKIPEILSKFG; from the coding sequence ATGACGGATACAAGAAATTCTAAAAAACTTCTGATCCTGGACGACGAAGAAGAGATCGCAAAGATCTTGGGAGAGATTGCAGTAGATTGCGGCTTTGTAGTTTCCTTAACTCATACTGCTCCAGATTTTCTAGATAAGTTGGATCCAAGTTTCGATTGTGTGATCTTAGATCTGATGATCCCCGGGATGGATGGAGTAGACGTTATCCGCTTTTTGTCCGAGAAGGATGTTCATCCTGACGTGATCTTGATCTCAGGTGCGGACAGAAGAACACTTCATAGTGCGGAAACATTAGCCGGAGAATACGGACTACATATCGCAGCGGTTATGGAAAAACCCATCCGAGTTTCAGATATCCGAAATACGTTGTCTGCGATTATCGAGAAAGAGAGCGATATTTCTTCCCGCACCAAGACAGGAGGAAAAGGAGCGTCCGGTCCTACATTCGAAAAGGAAGAAGTTTTAGACGCAGTTCGTTCCGATCAGTTTATATTATTTTATCAACCTAAGTTCGATCTAAAAACCGGAAGGGTAGAAGGTTTCGAGGCCTTGGTGAGGTGGAACCATCCTAAATTGGGATTAGTATTCCCAGATTCCTTTTTACCATTGATGGAAAAAGAGACCCTTATCTTAAATCTGATGACTGAAAAGATCATCGATCTCGCATTGGATGAAAAAAGGATCTGGCATGCAAACGGCCGAAGGCTTCGTGTGGCGGTTAACGTTTCTCCTGTGACTTTGACTGAACTTGATTTTCCGGAAAGAATACTCTCTAAGATCAAGAACAAAGGTATTCCCCAAAGCCAATTCCAAATGGAGATCACGGAAACAGGCTTTTTAGAGAACATTCGTTTTACTCAGGACATTTTGACCAGGCTTAGGATCCGAGGGATCGGTCTTTCTATCGACGATTTCGGTACGGGATATTCTTCCCTGAAACAATTGCATAGATTTCCTTTTACTGAATTGAAGATAGACAAATCATTCGTTATGGATTCCCCAAGGGATAGGGAATCTTTGTTTATTTGTCAGGCTTCTATAGATTTAGGGCATAAATTAGGAATGAATGTCGTCGCCGAAGGGATAGAGACTGCAGAAGTGGAAAGATTAATGAAAGAAGCCGGTTGCGATGTGGGGCAAGGTTACTATTATTCCAGACCAATCCATCCTGAAAAAATCCCAGAAATTCTTTCCAAATTCGGTTAA
- a CDS encoding SpoIIE family protein phosphatase, whose protein sequence is MGKNRIPQWFLGSILFFIFLGCQPGKENPKVVKGILDLRQWNFQTDGNIHLDGDWEFYWNELLSDTKSKEQAIPSYIKVPAKWDKGRNVTHKYPSHGYASYRAKVLLPEANTQLSLKISSISSSYTLFVNGKEISRAGNVGKEESEYSPGYKPGVFSFISDKPELEILIHVSNYKYSNGAGIWNPIQLGNTSDIQQVSLRATMLDSITFGTLFVMSLYHFTFYLMRRRDASALFFAVLCLCIALRVSFYGERIFYNVFPLFQNYEFSVRGEILFLFLLLPGTILYVQSVFKEHFKKDKVFNIIFYLSIPLVFFAAFFPTKFYTMSFFINSLEIMMLGILTYLFFRLAFMSAKGVEGARICFFSLVVNLITVANDILYLNKFIDSFYLVPYGVLALVLSQCVLLASRFSKGFVLAEDLGEELKKLNINLEQIVVERTENLNESLKLLRGDLSLAKKLQQKTLPTLNLNGKNVSIHPYYLPMSEIGGDYYDIFELEPGYFRLFLVDATGHGVQAALLTMAIKAEFESIKFVKDQPSRILELLNASCCQKYRSINIIFSAVLADIDLNNKVLYYSSAGHPPQVLKQKQEGADYLYSRGPIIGLKKEATYKNVTVPLLPGNRIFFFSDGIFEEFDQEKKEFGESRVLSILSRNTGIQEVAEDLISELKIFVGPRGFQDDVTLLAVEVH, encoded by the coding sequence TTGGGCAAGAATAGAATACCGCAATGGTTCTTAGGATCTATACTATTCTTCATTTTTTTAGGCTGCCAACCTGGAAAGGAAAACCCAAAAGTTGTAAAAGGGATCTTGGATCTAAGGCAATGGAATTTCCAAACGGACGGCAATATCCATCTAGATGGAGACTGGGAATTTTATTGGAATGAGCTTCTTTCCGACACCAAATCTAAAGAGCAAGCAATCCCTTCTTATATAAAGGTACCTGCAAAATGGGACAAAGGACGTAACGTCACTCATAAGTATCCCAGCCACGGTTACGCAAGTTATAGGGCAAAAGTATTATTGCCCGAAGCAAATACTCAACTTAGTCTTAAGATCTCTTCTATTAGCTCTTCGTATACATTGTTTGTAAATGGAAAAGAGATTTCCAGAGCTGGAAACGTAGGGAAAGAAGAATCTGAATATTCTCCAGGTTACAAACCTGGGGTTTTTAGTTTTATCTCCGACAAACCTGAATTAGAGATCCTTATCCACGTTTCGAATTATAAATACTCCAACGGAGCCGGGATCTGGAATCCGATCCAATTAGGAAACACTTCTGATATACAACAGGTTTCTTTAAGAGCAACCATGTTGGATTCCATCACATTCGGGACCTTGTTCGTGATGTCTTTATATCATTTTACGTTCTATTTAATGAGAAGAAGGGACGCTTCCGCCTTATTCTTTGCAGTGCTCTGCTTGTGTATCGCGCTTAGAGTCTCTTTTTACGGAGAAAGGATCTTTTATAATGTATTTCCTCTTTTTCAGAACTACGAGTTCTCGGTAAGAGGAGAGATCCTATTCTTATTTTTACTTTTGCCAGGGACAATATTATATGTCCAATCCGTATTCAAGGAGCATTTCAAAAAGGACAAAGTATTCAATATTATATTTTATTTAAGTATTCCTCTTGTTTTCTTTGCGGCTTTCTTTCCTACAAAATTTTATACTATGTCCTTCTTCATCAATTCTTTGGAAATAATGATGTTAGGAATTTTAACTTACCTATTTTTCAGATTGGCATTCATGTCTGCAAAAGGAGTAGAAGGGGCCAGAATTTGCTTTTTCAGTCTGGTAGTAAATCTGATCACAGTAGCGAACGATATTCTATATCTGAATAAATTTATAGATTCTTTTTACTTAGTTCCCTACGGCGTCCTGGCACTTGTCCTTTCCCAATGTGTATTACTAGCGTCCAGATTTTCTAAAGGTTTCGTACTTGCAGAAGATCTGGGAGAAGAACTCAAAAAACTAAATATAAACCTCGAGCAGATCGTAGTAGAAAGAACTGAAAATTTAAACGAGTCTTTGAAACTTTTAAGAGGAGATCTTTCTCTCGCTAAAAAGTTACAGCAGAAGACCTTACCTACTCTCAATCTAAACGGCAAGAATGTGTCTATCCATCCGTATTATCTTCCTATGTCGGAAATTGGAGGAGACTACTATGATATTTTCGAACTGGAACCAGGATATTTTCGTTTGTTCTTGGTCGATGCGACAGGCCACGGAGTTCAGGCTGCACTTCTTACAATGGCGATCAAGGCCGAGTTCGAAAGTATTAAATTCGTCAAAGACCAGCCTTCTCGTATATTAGAATTATTAAATGCGTCTTGTTGCCAGAAATACAGAAGTATCAATATCATTTTTTCCGCGGTTTTAGCTGATATAGATCTAAACAATAAGGTTCTGTATTACTCTTCGGCGGGGCATCCTCCTCAGGTCTTAAAACAAAAACAGGAAGGTGCGGATTATCTGTATTCCAGAGGACCGATCATAGGTCTGAAAAAAGAAGCTACGTATAAAAATGTGACTGTGCCCCTTCTTCCTGGGAACAGGATCTTTTTCTTTTCGGATGGGATTTTCGAGGAGTTCGATCAGGAAAAAAAGGAATTCGGAGAAAGCAGGGTACTATCCATTTTAAGCAGAAATACAGGTATCCAAGAAGTAGCGGAAGATTTGATCTCGGAACTTAAGATTTTTGTGGGTCCGAGAGGTTTCCAAGATGACGTCACTTTACTAGCGGTCGAAGTTCATTAG
- a CDS encoding PAS domain S-box protein, whose translation MRFNILIIEDREEEYKWIRTLLGGIESFTPNCTRALDFQEALDKTKTEFFDVILFQYNPQKSLEVLEKSQIRLPLIAIAENPENKEVLKNSKIVLADLLLKENVSSDLLDRSLRLVLQARMTEENLNLLKIGIERSKDIFLITEASPIDDPGPRIVYVNGAFERLTGYKREEVLGKTPRILQGPKTDRVVLDRIRKAISEAKPCFEEIINYDKDGKEYWIEMDIFPIVNEQGIVTHLMGIERDITERRNSEERIRHSQKMEAVGQLAGGMAHDFNNLLNVILANLDLLEMKLKDSEDLMKRVRSAQDAIQRGVEINKRLLAFSRKQALNPEACDVNRVLRDFVPILDRIRTEKIEIEYEIADEKAVCDIEKTGLENAILNLALNARDAMPDGGKIFISTGFVRNGDSKGPKISGLDEKDYFLVSVTDTGTGMDDITKARIFDPFFSTKGGGKGTGLGLTMVYGFVKQSNGFLKVITAPEYGSSFLIFLPVHEQDKSEEVLTTKKKTLVMEENRETAELACVYLRELGYEPHVSSDMKRLAKFFSGDPEISFVLLDLQLANSKGIDLKKELERFGSGKIIATSSSRRESLELPNTIPLVRKPYTKTSLKEAVRNIGEILP comes from the coding sequence ATGCGGTTCAATATTTTAATTATAGAAGATAGGGAAGAAGAATACAAGTGGATCCGGACCCTATTGGGAGGTATCGAATCCTTTACTCCCAACTGCACTAGAGCCTTGGATTTTCAAGAGGCTTTAGATAAGACCAAGACAGAGTTCTTTGACGTTATACTATTCCAATATAATCCTCAAAAAAGTTTAGAGGTTCTGGAGAAGTCCCAGATCCGTCTTCCTCTGATCGCCATTGCTGAAAATCCTGAAAATAAAGAAGTTCTTAAAAATTCTAAGATCGTCCTCGCAGATCTTTTGCTTAAAGAAAACGTGAGTTCAGATCTTCTAGATCGTTCTTTACGTCTCGTGTTGCAAGCTAGGATGACGGAAGAGAATCTAAATCTTCTCAAGATAGGGATTGAAAGATCCAAAGATATTTTTCTGATCACGGAAGCTTCTCCTATAGATGATCCCGGCCCTAGGATAGTATATGTTAACGGAGCTTTTGAAAGGCTGACAGGTTATAAAAGAGAAGAAGTATTAGGAAAAACTCCTAGGATCCTGCAAGGCCCTAAAACGGATAGAGTTGTACTGGATCGTATCCGAAAGGCGATCTCGGAAGCAAAGCCATGTTTCGAAGAGATCATCAATTACGATAAGGACGGAAAAGAATATTGGATTGAGATGGATATCTTTCCTATCGTGAACGAGCAAGGTATTGTTACTCATTTGATGGGAATTGAAAGAGATATTACCGAAAGACGAAATTCTGAAGAAAGGATCAGGCATTCGCAAAAGATGGAAGCAGTGGGACAGCTTGCAGGAGGAATGGCCCATGACTTTAATAATTTATTAAATGTAATATTAGCAAATCTGGATCTTCTCGAAATGAAGTTGAAAGATTCTGAAGATCTGATGAAAAGGGTCAGGTCTGCACAAGACGCCATACAAAGAGGGGTCGAGATTAATAAAAGACTTCTTGCTTTTTCCAGAAAGCAGGCTTTGAATCCAGAAGCATGTGACGTAAACCGGGTATTGAGGGACTTTGTTCCCATTTTGGATCGTATCCGGACCGAAAAAATAGAAATAGAATACGAGATCGCCGACGAGAAGGCGGTTTGCGACATAGAAAAGACCGGACTCGAGAATGCTATTCTCAATCTTGCGTTGAATGCAAGAGATGCTATGCCGGACGGTGGTAAAATATTTATTTCTACGGGATTTGTCCGAAATGGGGACTCAAAAGGCCCTAAAATTTCAGGATTGGATGAAAAAGATTACTTTCTGGTCTCCGTTACCGACACAGGGACAGGAATGGACGATATTACTAAGGCTCGTATTTTTGATCCTTTTTTTTCGACCAAGGGCGGAGGAAAGGGAACAGGTTTGGGATTGACCATGGTTTACGGTTTTGTAAAACAATCGAACGGTTTTTTAAAAGTGATCACAGCACCTGAATATGGTTCAAGTTTTCTAATATTCTTGCCGGTGCATGAACAGGACAAAAGTGAAGAAGTTCTCACGACCAAAAAGAAAACTTTGGTCATGGAAGAAAATCGAGAAACTGCTGAATTGGCCTGTGTATATTTAAGAGAACTGGGTTACGAGCCACATGTGAGTTCGGATATGAAACGATTGGCAAAATTTTTCTCAGGTGATCCAGAAATTTCTTTCGTGTTGTTGGATCTCCAACTTGCGAATTCTAAGGGGATAGATCTAAAAAAAGAACTGGAAAGATTCGGTTCAGGAAAAATAATCGCTACCTCTTCGAGCCGGAGAGAAAGTTTAGAACTTCCGAATACTATTCCTCTGGTTCGAAAACCTTATACAAAAACCTCATTGAAAGAAGCAGTTCGCAATATCGGAGAAATTCTTCCATGA